The Stigmatella ashevillena genomic sequence GACCACGAGCTTCAGCTTCAGCGGAGCATCCCCCTCGTGCGTGCCCTGCACCTTCACGACGATGAAGGCATCCACGTTCATGCCGTAGGGGTCGGAAGCCTCTTCCACCGAGACGATGGCGCCCTTCTGCCGGTCATAGACGCGGGCCTCGACGCTGACAAGGGAGGGCTTGGGTGCGGCAGGCGCTCCCCCCGCGGCGAGGGACTGCAAGAGCATGCCGCCCAGCACGAGCGGGCGCAGGGATCGCCACGAATTCATCCGAAGCTCCGGGTTCCAGGCCGCGCCTTCGCGGCGGTGCGCCCGCTTACCATCCGGCCTTCCGGCACGGAAGCCTCCCCCTTCCGGGCGCAACTGCTGCTCGAACCCCACGGAGAAAGGCCCCACGCGATCAAACGTACCGGGCGGCCCGCAGGGACCGGCACCAGTTCGACCAGCTTCGGGGCCACGCGCGTGCGCGCGCCGCCCCGCCGCTGACCCGACCCGCCACGACCTTGAAACGCTTCTCCGCTCGACGTTCCAATCGCTCAGCGAAGCATACGAAAGGGGACATCGCGGATGACCATCCATACCGTGAACACAGAGGCAGGGCGACTCACCGGTGACCACACCGACGGGGTCGCCCGCTTCCTGGGAATCCCCTACGCGGCAGCTCCAGTAGGCGAACGCCGATTCGCCCCCCCGGGCCCTACCGAACGATGGGCAGGGACCCGGAACGCCACCGGTTACGGCGCTACCGCACCCCAGCCGGCATTGCACCCCGCTCACGCGTATCTGGCGCCACTGATCGGGCCCGGATGGGTCACCGGAGACGGCGACTACCTCAATCTCAACGTCTGGACACCCGACCCCGGCACGAGTGGGCTTCCGGTGATGGTCTACGTCCACGGCGGCGGGTTCATGATCGGCTCGGGCGCAGCCCCCGCCTTCGACGGCACCTCGTTCGCGCGGGACGGCGTCGTCCTGGTCACGGTCAACTACCGACTCGGGGCGGAGGGCTTCCTCGCACTGTCCGGTGGAATCACGAACATCGGATTGCGCGATCAGATCGCAGCACTGCACTGGGTTCGCGACAACATCGCTGGGTTCGGCGGGAACCCGGACAACGTCACCCTCTTCGGCGAATCGGCTGGCGGCTCCTCGGTCGCGTTCCTGCTGCGCTCCCCGCTGGCCGTCGGACTGTTCCGGCGAGCGATCGTCCAGAGCGGACACGACGAGATGGCCCGTCGGCTCGAGCTCACCGAAGAACTCACGAAGGCACTCGCCGCCCGGCTCGGAACCTCCCCGACAACAGGCGCATTCCGAGCAATCTCAGCCCCCAACCTGCTGCGCGGTCAGGCAGCTCTGCTCAGAAGCGAACCCCGCCCAGACCTGCGCGATGACAACGGTGTCGACCCAGGCCATCGTCGTGCACTGTTCCTCCCCACCACGGGTGACGACGTCCTCCCTGACCCAGTCGGGGTACCGAGCACACTCTCGCGCGGCGTCGACCTGTTGATCGGCACAACACTCGAGGAAGCCAACCTCGGTTTGGGTGCCGACGCGTTCGCCGCCTTCGACGCGCATGACGCCGTAGCCGAGCTGGCCGCCACCTACCCCGATGCCGAAACGCTCCTCGAACGACACGGTCTCCACGACCCGGCTGTCACTCCCGCGCAAGCACTCACAGCCGCCTACACGGACCTGATGTTCCGAGCACCGAGCCGCCGCACCGCGCGCCGCCACCCAGGCCCCGCCTACGTCTACGAATTCGCATGGCGATCACCCCTGCATGGCGCCGCACACGGCCTCGACGTCCCCTTCGTCTTCGACACCACACAGGCATGCCGCGGCCTCATCGGCGACGCCGCACCCGACGCCCTCACCCAAGCGATGCACCAAACCTGGCTCGACTTCGCAACCCACGGAAATCCCGGCTGGCCCACCTACGACGACGCCAGAAAAGCGATGAGGTTCGATGCCAGCCCCCACCTCTGCGAGGACACCGCTCCCAACGACACCGGTGCCGAATACTTGCCGAAACGCAGCGGGCAAAGAACCTCCACTTCGCGAGGCTCTCGGTAAGGGGTCCACGGGAGCGGGGGCGGGCCCCGCATCCCGTTTGAGCTTCGGCACGGGGGGTTCAGGGACGGCTCAGCACTCGTCCCACTTGGCCGAAAGGAATTTCCAGCCGTGCTGCGCGCAGCGGAACTTCCCGAAGTTACCGCAGTTGCCGTACTCGACGCCCGGATAGGGGCCGTACCAATGGCCCGGATTGTTTGAGCATCGGATGAAGCAGCACGCTTTCAGCTCGCCCACCGTGTCCTCGTCCGGATCCAAAGTTCCTCCCGAGGGGGGCCACGAGGCGTTCTCGGCAGGGGAAGGAGCCTCCTCCTTCGTTTCAGGTTCTCCTCCGCAACCCGCGGACAGAAGGGCTCCGAACAGGAGGGCACTCGTGATGCTGAATCCATTCGAGCTTCGGCGTCTCATGAGAATGTCCTTTCCAGATGACGGCGCTAACACTTCTTCCACGCATTGCCCTCATAGGGCAGATGCCGCTGACCACAGTGATACCTGCCGAAAGAGGGGCAGTTATTGTAGACAACCGACTTGAAAGGCCCTGCCCAGTCCACGCCCGCGCATTTGACGTAGCAACAAACGGCTTGCTCTTCCGGGGCGCTTGAGGACTCCTGCTCCGATACGGGCGCTTCGGGCTCCAGCATCCCGTCTTCCTCCGGCAAGCCCACGTCTCCGCATCCCGCCGCGAAACCTGCTCCGGCCAAGAACAGCCACATCCTGCTGAAACACTGCTTCATGAAGCCCCCCTGTCTGTGTTCAGAACCCAAGAAACCGAGCCTGGCCCGTCTCAAGGCTCGGCACTGTAAGCCGCCCCCTGCCCGAGCAGGACAGCAGGGGGTCCGGAAAGGGACAGGGGCGTTGACCGCTGGATGATACGCACACACGAGACATTGCTGAGACAACACTCACACCCTCCTGGAGGGTACAGCCCCTCAGTCAAAACCCGAGATCCAAGTTTGCCGCTTGAGATCAATTGAAGATCATGGGGGGGGTTCAAGGAATGGCATGTCCGAACCTCGGACGTCCAGGCTCGTAAAACGCCCCAAGATCCGGATCTTCACTTCCACGTAAGCACAAGGGGTCTTGCATATGCGAAGGCAGCGCACCACGGACGTGATGCAGTGGCGGGGTTTGCAGGAGATGCTCGGCGAACTCGGAACCCCTCCGGGCTACTCCTTCGAGCAGCTCGCGCGGGAGGACATTCCCCGGACCACGGAGCTATTGCACACCTGGTATCCGGACATCTGTGTCGGCACGGAGAGCCGTCACCTGGAGCCTGCCTTTTACGAGCGGGAGGTCTTCCTGCGAGGCGAGTCGCCTGACCGCCCGCTGTACGCGGTGCTGTCACGCTCCACGGAGACCGGCGACATCATCGGGCTGCTGACGCTCGAAAAGAACATCCGGGGGCTTCAGATCTCGGCCTCCATGGGCGCGGTCGAGCCCTCACACCGGGGGCTGGGCCTGGGCCAGCACGGCCTCACCCTCCTGGAGGTCATCGGCCGAAGCATCGGCGCCGAGGTGGCCCTGTATTACTCCACGCTGAAGGCCGCCCGGGGCCAGCTCAACGCCGAACGCCGGGGCTTCCTGCTCGTGGGCATCGTCCCCGCCTTCGACATGGATGCCATCGCGCCCGGCACGGTGAAGCGCGTCTACGAGGCCCTGTATGCCAAGGTGCTCGCCCACCCGGAGCGGGTCCACATTCCCGATTGGAATGCCCTCATCCCCTCGACGCGGGCGCTCTTCACCCACCTGTTTGGCCCGCACCCCGCCGACCTCACCGCACGCCCCGAGAGGAAGCTGCGCCATGGTTGAAATCCGCACCTTCGAGGGAGATGCCGAAGAAGCCTCCCGGTTCGTCAACGGTGTCTGGCAGGCCACCTATGGCCAGGAGCTTCCCCTGTCCGTCTGGGATGCGCGCTTTTTGGACTGGCTGCTGTTCCGTGGAGGACAGGCGGACCGGGGCTACCTGGTCGCGGCCTATTCGGGCAGAACGCTGGTGGGCACCCTCTTCGCGGAACCCGCCCGGATCCGGCTCGGAAACCGGGAGGTGGAGGGCGCCTATGGGAGTTGGAACAGCGTGGCCCCCGAGTACCGGGGGCAAGGCATTGGACACAGGCTGGCGGAAGAGCTGTTCC encodes the following:
- a CDS encoding carboxylesterase/lipase family protein — protein: MTIHTVNTEAGRLTGDHTDGVARFLGIPYAAAPVGERRFAPPGPTERWAGTRNATGYGATAPQPALHPAHAYLAPLIGPGWVTGDGDYLNLNVWTPDPGTSGLPVMVYVHGGGFMIGSGAAPAFDGTSFARDGVVLVTVNYRLGAEGFLALSGGITNIGLRDQIAALHWVRDNIAGFGGNPDNVTLFGESAGGSSVAFLLRSPLAVGLFRRAIVQSGHDEMARRLELTEELTKALAARLGTSPTTGAFRAISAPNLLRGQAALLRSEPRPDLRDDNGVDPGHRRALFLPTTGDDVLPDPVGVPSTLSRGVDLLIGTTLEEANLGLGADAFAAFDAHDAVAELAATYPDAETLLERHGLHDPAVTPAQALTAAYTDLMFRAPSRRTARRHPGPAYVYEFAWRSPLHGAAHGLDVPFVFDTTQACRGLIGDAAPDALTQAMHQTWLDFATHGNPGWPTYDDARKAMRFDASPHLCEDTAPNDTGAEYLPKRSGQRTSTSRGSR